The following proteins are encoded in a genomic region of Synergistaceae bacterium:
- a CDS encoding site-specific DNA-methyltransferase: MQKISAFTEDLYNQKFRILCDLFPEAVTESKDDNGQLIRSINADILSREISAPVINNTKQSYSFTWPDKNLIMSQAAQPTTKTLRPIREKSSGKDSTPGNFDSENIYIEGDNLDALKILRETYLRQIKLIYIDPPYNTGHDFIYQDNFSENQSEHEQKSGQRDSEGNRLVQNKETDGKFHTNWLNMIYPRLRIARDLLSDDGVIFISIDDHEAANLRKICDEIFGEKNFRNQILLRRRVKSLNAQFANDGLKSFNIGCEYMLVYSKSSSFMFRPLRFDKDDKPEKGSWNVFWSNADRPTMRYDVLGFTPTTGQWRWQKELADEAIENYRKYEKDFADKMSLEDYWRMNDSNMRFIRRIPDATGKNGGVQCWIPPYDTTLRTSDWTDMEVSQIAKDYDLPFENPKNVNVIKEIISSIMGDDFIILDFFSGSATTADAVFRINAQDGGNRKFILVQIPEETPVNSEAFKAGYKNICEIGQERIRRAGRKIRDSLPLTTNELDTGFRVFRVDSSNIKDVYLFPEEFKQDTIELFADNIKPDRTPDDLLIHSMLRLGINLSAKIDIAFTFGKKIFIVNDNYLIACFDDNITENTVIDIAKRRPNYAVFRDSGMANDSVMTNFEQIFKTYSPDTKRSVI; the protein is encoded by the coding sequence AAATAACACAAAGCAGTCTTACTCTTTCACTTGGCCGGATAAAAATTTGATTATGAGTCAGGCAGCACAGCCCACTACAAAGACTCTCAGGCCTATACGCGAGAAATCTTCAGGCAAAGACAGCACACCGGGCAATTTCGACAGCGAAAATATTTATATCGAAGGCGATAATCTCGACGCACTGAAAATTTTAAGAGAGACTTATTTGCGGCAAATTAAGCTGATTTATATAGACCCGCCTTATAATACCGGACATGATTTTATTTATCAGGATAATTTTTCAGAGAATCAAAGCGAACACGAACAGAAATCAGGACAAAGAGACAGCGAAGGAAATAGACTCGTTCAAAATAAAGAGACTGACGGCAAATTTCATACTAACTGGCTTAATATGATTTATCCAAGATTGAGAATAGCAAGGGACTTATTGAGCGATGACGGAGTTATATTTATTTCAATCGATGATCACGAGGCCGCTAATTTACGCAAGATTTGTGATGAGATTTTCGGGGAGAAAAATTTTAGGAATCAAATATTATTACGTAGACGAGTTAAGAGTCTTAATGCACAATTTGCAAATGACGGCTTGAAAAGTTTTAATATAGGTTGTGAATATATGCTTGTTTACTCAAAATCATCATCATTTATGTTCAGACCGTTGCGATTTGATAAGGATGATAAACCCGAAAAAGGTTCATGGAATGTATTTTGGAGTAATGCAGATAGGCCTACAATGCGTTATGATGTATTAGGATTTACTCCAACGACTGGGCAATGGAGATGGCAGAAGGAACTTGCTGATGAGGCTATAGAAAATTATCGCAAATATGAGAAAGATTTTGCCGATAAAATGAGTCTTGAAGATTATTGGCGTATGAATGATTCAAATATGAGATTTATACGTAGAATCCCTGACGCAACGGGCAAAAATGGCGGTGTTCAGTGTTGGATACCTCCATATGATACAACATTGCGCACAAGTGATTGGACAGATATGGAAGTATCGCAAATCGCAAAAGATTATGATTTACCGTTTGAGAATCCGAAAAATGTTAATGTGATTAAAGAAATTATTTCTTCAATTATGGGTGATGATTTCATAATTCTTGATTTCTTTTCAGGATCAGCAACAACAGCCGATGCCGTATTCAGGATAAACGCTCAAGACGGAGGCAATCGAAAATTTATACTTGTGCAAATTCCTGAAGAGACTCCGGTAAATTCTGAGGCATTCAAAGCGGGCTATAAAAATATTTGCGAAATCGGCCAAGAAAGAATCAGACGTGCAGGCCGTAAAATCCGCGACTCACTGCCTCTGACTACTAACGAGCTTGATACGGGTTTTCGCGTGTTCAGAGTTGACTCAAGCAATATTAAAGACGTTTATTTATTCCCTGAGGAGTTCAAGCAGGATACTATAGAATTATTTGCTGATAATATAAAGCCTGACAGGACGCCGGACGATTTATTAATTCATTCAATGCTGCGTCTGGGAATAAATTTATCTGCAAAAATTGATATAGCTTTCACGTTCGGCAAGAAAATTTTTATAGTGAATGATAATTATTTAATAGCTTGCTTTGATGACAACATAACAGAGAACACCGTGATAGATATAGCAAAGAGAAGGCCGAATTACGCAGTATTCAGAGACAGCGGCATGGCAAATGACAGTGTAATGACGAACTTTGAGCAAATTTTCAAGACATACAGCCCTGACACAAAAAGGAGCGTGATTTAA